CCGGTGACCTCGACCGCACCCATGCCGACGGCGACTACCGCGTCCGTGCTGTCCGCCGAGAGCACCCGGATGTGCTTGACGCCGGCGCGGGTGTCCACATAGAACTCCCGGGCGTCTTCCAACCCTTCGGCGACGAGCACGTGGGCAAACGCGCGGATGCCGTTGCCGCACATCTCGGCGACGGATCCGTCGGCGTTGCGGTAATCCATAAACCACGTCCCGTCGCGTCGCACGACCCGTAGTAGACCGTCGCCGCCGACTCCGGCACGGCGGTCGCACAGGAATGCGACTTGATCAGGTGTCACATCGTTGTGGTCGTCGACGTCGATGAGCACGACGAAGTCGTTTTCGGTGGCATGCGCTTTGATGAATTTCACGCCAGCGAGTCTAACGCGCGGCCCGGCACGTCAGGGTCCGCGGCGTCGAGCCAGGTCGTGCGCGGGTCCCGGTTGAACCAGGAGCGCTGCCGGCGCACGTAGCGACGAGTACCCGTGATCGTTTGCTCCAGCGCTTCCTGTTCGGTGAGCTCACCGTCGAGCATCGCGAGCACCTGCGCGTAGCCAATGGCGCGGCCAGCGGTGGAGTCGCGTACGAGGCCGTCGTCGACAAGCGAGCGCACCTCGTCGACAAGCCCCTGCTCGAACATGAGTCTGGTGCGCAGTTCAATGCGCGGGTTGAGCCAGTCGGCGTTGATGCGCAGTCCCAGGATGCGGGTGCCCCAGCGCGGCGGGGCGTTTTTCGGCGGCTGGGAGGCTTTAAACGGCTTGCCGGTCAGTTCGATGACTTCCAGCGCGCGCACGGTACGTCGCGGGTCTTTGTCCTCGATTATGCTGGCGGCCTCCGGATCCACCTGCTCAAGTTCGGCGTGCAGGGCGTCGACGCCGATATCAGCCAGGCGCGCCTCGTAGCGGGCGCGCACGGCGGGGTCGGTCGGTGGGAAGGACCAGGCGTCGATAAGCGACTGCACATACAGCATCGAGCCACCGACCAGCACCGGCACCTTGCCGCGCGACATGATTTCCTCAACCGTTCCCACCGCGAGCGTTTGATACTCCGCCACCGAGGCCGTCTTCGTCACGTCCCAAATGTCCAGCATGTGGTGCGGGATCCCCTCGCGCTCGTCGACCGGCAACTTCGCCGTGCCGATATCCATGCCGCGATACAACTGCATCGAATCGACATTGACCACTTCCCCATCAAAGTGGTGCGCAAGAGCGATACCCAGCGCGGACTTGCCGCTGGCGGTAGGACCTACAACTGCGATCGGGTTCATACACTCCACTCCGCCACATACCTCCCGACACCGAGCGAAGCGTCGGCGTCGATCAGCCGCGCGTTCTTGCGGTCAAGCGCCGCCAGCTCGCGCCACAACTGCGGCTCGAGCACATGCGTATCGACGACCACCGCTTCCGCCCCGCCCAGCCACCGCACAATCCCTTGATGCGTCTCCGGCGCGCCGGGCTGCAGGGCCAGCGGTGCGCGCTCGGTGAGTCCTGCAGGCCCATCCACCACGACGAC
Above is a genomic segment from Corynebacterium lujinxingii containing:
- the miaA gene encoding tRNA (adenosine(37)-N6)-dimethylallyltransferase MiaA; its protein translation is MNPIAVVGPTASGKSALGIALAHHFDGEVVNVDSMQLYRGMDIGTAKLPVDEREGIPHHMLDIWDVTKTASVAEYQTLAVGTVEEIMSRGKVPVLVGGSMLYVQSLIDAWSFPPTDPAVRARYEARLADIGVDALHAELEQVDPEAASIIEDKDPRRTVRALEVIELTGKPFKASQPPKNAPPRWGTRILGLRINADWLNPRIELRTRLMFEQGLVDEVRSLVDDGLVRDSTAGRAIGYAQVLAMLDGELTEQEALEQTITGTRRYVRRQRSWFNRDPRTTWLDAADPDVPGRALDSLA